From the Candidatus Kapaibacterium sp. genome, the window AATTCAGCTCGAGAATGTTAATCCTTATCATCTAACATCGGTAATCTCGAAATTGGAGGAAGCCGGTTGCGAAATGGATATTAATTCCAACAAAATTCACCTCAAAGCCGTTGCTCCGCCCAAGCCTGTTGATTTGGTTACAGCAGTCTATCCGGGCATTCCTACCGACATTCAAGCACAATGGACTTCGTATATGTTGACTGCCGAAGGCACTTCCAAAGTAACGGACAATATTTATCAAGACCGATTCAAACATATTCCTGAATTAGTTCGATTAGGAGCAAAAATTGACGTCGTTGACAATGCGGCGATTATTTCCGGAGGCGAAAAGCTTTCCGGTGCTACCGTAATGAGCTCAGATTTGCGTGGCAGTGCATCGTTGATATTGGCGGCTCTTGTAGCCAAAGGCACTACTGAAGTGCTCAGAATCTATCATTTGGACAGAGGCTACGATAATATCGAACAAAAGCTCAAAAAGCTGGGTGCCGTGATAGAACGTCATCAGTCAGAGTTAATCTAAGAAGAATAAAGTATATAAATAGATTAAACTGAAGCCTGACAAAAAGACCATACCGGCAATAGCAAGTATTTTGAGCCAGAGCGGTGGTTTGCCTTGCTCCGGGAAATATTTTGTGGTCACGACTTTGTAGTTGAAAAATGCTAAGATTGGTGCTGCCAAAAATGACACAATCGTTGCTACATCCATCATCAATTTCAGATTCTTAGCAAAAAAGCTGACAATGATAAGTCCCAAAACACTTATTATTATCATAATTGCAAAGTAAACGTTCAGCTTCAATTGGTTGGCACGTTTGCTCAACAAGAACAAACTTCCGGTTATAGCACGTGGATAGCCGTCCATAACTGTCAACAATGAGCTGAACATAGTGATAAACGCAGCAGGTGCAATTATTACAGCACTCCAAGAACCAAATAATTTGGTATAGAGACTAATAAGTTGTTGGGCAAAAACCGCACCCGAGTTAGAGAATTGAATACCGGTGCCATACATCAAAGTTGCCCCGAGAGTCAAAAAGAATATCGCCAATAATGTCGTACCAATGTAGCCGATATGGAAATCAATAAGCGACTCTTTCAATGTCGGGATATGCTTTTTTTGTTTGCTTCTGCTCAATGTCCAAAGCGAAGTCCATGCTGATAATTCAATTGGTGCCGGCATCCATCCCATCAATGCGATGATGAATATTATTCCGCCCTTGGTATATAAATCCATAGGTGTAAAATCAGGAGGAATATTTTGTCCTCTGTCAATCGCCAACAAAAAGGCTATAAAAGTGCAAACTCCAAGCAAGAAAACCATGATTTTCATAATTTTATCAAGTGCCGGATATTTGCCGATTACTAACAATAAGAAGCACAAAAGCACTAATCCGATACTCATCATCAATGGGTCAACACCGCCACCGAATATATATCCGGCAAGTCCCGCACTAACTAAGGCAAGTGCAGCAAGATTGATTATACCTGTGATTACGGAAACAATAGTAAAAGCTACCAATATCCATCTGCCCATGTCATTGTAACCTTCGAGCAAACTCCTTCCTGTTGACGCAGTATATCTGTAGCTGAATTCAAAAAATGGATATTTGAATAGATTTGCCATCACAACAATCCATAGCAATGTAAATCCGTAATCGGCTCCTGCTCGAGTAGATTGCACAAGGTGCGAACCGCCGATTGCTGCTCCTGCAAACAATATCCCGGGTCCGATAGTCTTTAAAATGCCAATTATTTTTTCTTTATTCATGCTTATCATCATTTTAAACAATGCAAAAATAGCAGAATAATGCTACAAAATTCTAATCTTCAAAAAATTCTAAGGGCAATCGTCCTAATTTATAAAAACTCAGTATCTCCCCGAATCCATATGTATTGGAAGTTTCGGAAATGTAATCAGGTTGTCTGCCGTTTTCCTTGATATATTCCAACATCCCTTGTTGCTGCCAAAGAAAATTTTGAGGAATATTCGGGAATCTTTTTTTCAAAACACCATAAGTATTCAGCGCCGATGTTGACCAAAACCAAGAGAAAAGACTGATTCTCGAATTATCATCAGCAATGCTAAGTGCTGACGGCAGCAAACAATTCAACACAATTTCACGCCGCAGATGTGCACCTTCGTTAGCTATTCGCTTTTTGATAAATCCGTGCATCGTATCGGGAATTGAAACAGTTTCCTTGATTTCGAGAAAATTCAAAAAATCAATCATTTCCGAATTTGTCAAATTTTCCAAAATTTCATTCAATCGTTTTTCATCATACGATGGACGACGACGCTTTGAAGCGTATCTTTGCAAAAAGTCGGCTAAATTGGAATGAAAACCTTCTCGCAAATTGCCGTTATTGAACATTTTTTTTGCTTTTGCAGTCATTCGGAGCAAGCGAATCAGAGCGTAATTTTGCAACTCCTCGATGTCATTGGCAATATCAATTTCCGTTCGTTTCTCAGTCGGAGCGAGCAGCTTAAGTTGAGTTTCATCAATCACTAAGGTTTCAAAATCTCTTCTAATCGGTGTGTCGTCTTTGAATACGATATGAATCACAACGTCATCGTATTCAATGTTCGAGGAGTGGGCGTGACGAAGCCAATCCGATGAGCTTCTGTGAAATTCCGCATCGCCTACAATTACGTAGCCGTTCAATAAAATTGCAATATTTTTGAGGTCGGGACCATCGTACAAATTCATCTTGCCCGGTGATAAAATTTGCAGCCGATTGTTTGATTGTGTCATAAATACTTGCGAAGGATTCGAGAGATAGGCATGAACCTTACGCAATAATTCTCTTTCGTTTTCAACTTGCATAATTTTTTCCAAAAGATATATTTATTAATTTGTAAATTTACGATATACTATTGAAATTCAGTTAGTTTGGTTTAATATTTGTTATATTTGTTAATAATTTAGCAAAATATTATTTGAAATGAGCGAAGAAAACATACAAGAAATTGAGGATTGGGTTACCAAAGGTGATGATTATGCCAAAAATCAAGTCTTTGATAAGGCGGTGGAATGTTATACTCGTGCCATCACAAGCAATCCCCGTGCGTCATTTGCCTACTTCAAGCGTGGCTCGGTGTTAGTCCAGCTTGATATGTTCAATGATGCTCTCGAAGATTTCAATAATGCAGTAATGCTCAACCCAAGTTTTTCATTTGCTTATTTCAAACGCGGCTCGGTAAAGTTCAATCTTCACCACTATAAAAGTGCAATTGAAGATTTTTCGACAGCCATCGAACTTAATGCTGATTTTTCCTTTGCTTATTATAAGCGAGGAATGTGCAAATTAAAGCTCAAAGACATTGACGAGGCACTCGAAGACCTAAATTTAGCACTGGAGCTCAATCCGGGCTATATGCCTGCATATTTAAACAGAGGCAACATTTATTTTGACAAAAAAGATTATGAAAATGCTGTCAAAAATTATACTTCGGCTCTGACGATTGAGCCAAGCCAAGAAAAGACACTCGTGGCTCGCGGTCTGGCAAATTCGCATATTCAGCGATATAAATCAGCCTTAGATGATTTTGCATTGGCAGTGAAAATAAATCCCAATTCGCATTTGGCATATAATTACAGAGGTTTGATTTACAACAAGACCAAAAATTTCACTCTTGCTGTAATCGAATTCGACAAAGTGATTGAATTAGCTCCAAATAACGCCGATGCTTATAATAATCGTGCAATAGCACATTTCTGGATGAAAGATTACGAAAAAGCCGTGAAGGACTATTCCAGAGCTTTACACTTGAAGCCAAATTCGCCTCATTTGTATTTCAACAGAGCGAATGCACTTTATTATTTGAAGCAATTTATCGAAGCAATCCTCGATTTCGACAAGGCTATCGAATTACAACCCGGGCTAACATCAGCATATTTTGGTAGAGCGAATTGCTCGGTTTACATGAATAAATATCGCGATGCAATTCAAGATTTTAGCCGTGCGATTACACTCAATCCCAAGTTTTTACAAGCTTATATCGGCAGGGGCAACGCTTATTTGAAGATGAAAGTATTCAAAAAAGCACTCGAAGATTTCACGCTTGCAATTGAGTTGAACAAGGAAAATCCTATCGGATACCTCAATCGTGGGATTGCATTCAAACTTGAGGGTATAAATGAAAAAGCGGCGATTGATTTTCAAGAATTTCTCCGTCTATCAACGCATAATACCAGAACTGTAATTCAAATCAAAAATTGGCTCAAAAAAATGCACTATCCCTTGATTAGAGCTAAATAACAGGCGATTCGAGCAAAGTTAAATCCCCTTCGACTGCATTCATCTTAGCTTTGCACATCTGTGGAATAGTCAACTGATTATCGGTATGCCCGAACATGAATCCATAAAAGACCGGAATCTTTAGTTCGGCGAAATAGCTGTCCAACACTTCGCCCAATGATAAATCCCAAGTATTTTGAGTAGAACCGGAACCGCAATCATCGCAACGTCCGAAAATCAAACCCGCTATTTTGGCAAATACTCCCGCAAGCCTCAATTGATTCAACATTCGGTCAATTCGGTATGGTGGTTCGCCAACGTCTTCAATTAGCAAAATTTTCCCGTCAAAATCAGGCTCGAATCTCGTTCCCATCAGCGAAGTCAATAATGACAAATTTGCGACGAGCGTTATTCCTTCTGCTTCGCCCGGCACAATAGTACGAATAGGGAAGGGGTTCCGAGGCGATGAACCGGAATGAGGGTTGCTCAAAACAAGCGGGAAATTAACATCACCAAAGACGATGTTTCGGAAATTTGTAGCCGTGTAATTATTAAATGAAGACATGAGAACCGGACCATGGAATGTTCTGAGTCCGGCATTTTTGTTTATAGCAAGATGCAGTGCAGTGATATCACTATATCCGACGAAGATTTTCGGATTTTGGCGAATCAAATCATAGTCAAGCCCGTCAACCAGACGCCCTGAGCCGTAGCCACCTCTGGTGCAAATCACACCTTTGATAGAGCTATCGGCAAAAACTTCATGCATATCATCAATACGTTGGCGGACTGAGCGAGTTTTATAACCGCTGCCGGAGACAGTGTTCTTCGCATATTTGAAATTCAATCCCAAATATTTCAAAATTTCTTCAACTTTTGCCAAATCATCAGGCGAACTTACCGAAGTTCCGGGTGAAACAATGCCAATCGTGTCGCCTGGCACTAATTTTGCAGGCTTAACAGTGGATTTTTGAGAAACATTGGCTTTTGCAATGCTTTTTGAGAGCATCAGCGAGCCGATTGCAAGCGATGCGATGCTTAAAAATTCTTTTCTATTCATAAGAAAAATTGGATTTTAAGAGTTTATTGATTAAATTGATTATAAATATAGTGATTTTTCGAATAATTCGTTTTATTTTGTAGTATTATTATTTGCAAATTGGCAATTTATGGAACTTTTGTTACAGTATGATGTAGAATTTGACGAGGATACCCCCTTCGGAAAGGACGTGGAAGCCGACCACGCCTATTTGATGGATGCTATCGACAAAGTCGGTGGCAATCTTGACAAAGAGCTAATCAGTAAAGCATTTTATTTTTGTGTAGAAATGCACAAGGGTAAATATCGCAAATCGGGCTATCCCTATTATACTCATCCGCTCAACGTCACTTTGTTGTTGATGAATGAGTTGCAGTTGCATGATTCCAATTCATTGGCGGCATGTTTGCTTCATGATACTATCGAAGATGTCGAAATCGTAAGCACGGAGATGATTACAAGCGAATTCGACGAAGATATCTCAGAGATGGTGGACGGCGTAACCAAAATATCACATTCAGAAATTATCAAACCCGAAATATACACTGAAGACAACTTACCTCATAACTTCAGTGAAGATAATATGGCTGGTCCTATTAAACCGCGAGTGAGCAAGGCTGAAACTTATCGAAAATTGTTTATGGCACTCGTTAGAGATGCTCGTGTAATAATGATTAAACTTGCCGATAGATTGCACAATATGCGTACTTTGCACTATCTTTCGCCCAAAAAACAAGTAGAAATCGCCCAAGAAACATTAAACTTTTATATTCCGATAGCTCATAGATTGGGTTTGCTCAAAGTAAAAATGGAATTGGAAAATCGTTCATTTTACTACTCAAATCGCGAAAATTACGAAGCTATCAGGACTGCATTGAACGAAAAGCGCCGCGAATTCATTGATTACATCAGAGTTTTCTCGGATTTAATCCAAAATTCGCTGAACGCACAAAACCTCAAGCATATTTTATCTATCGTTCACAAACACGAATACGAAATCCACAAGATGACCCAAAACGGGAAATCAATCAGCGATATAGATAATTTTTATTCTGTGGTGATTATACTCCAATCCAACGATGTACACGAATGTTATCGTGCTTTGGGAGTATTGGCTAATGCTTTCAATACTATTAGCTTTGTTGACTACATCGCAAAGCCCAAGCTCGATTGGTACAAATCACTCAACACAGAGCTTATCGGTCCCGACGGAAAGCGAATCGAAATACTGATACGCACCAAGGAGATGGATACAATAGCCGAAGAAGGCTTTGCAGCAAACTTTTCGCTCAAAACCGGCAGGGTGCGAGCACTTCAATTCACCGATTCGGATATTGACGAATGGGGCGAATGGATGAAGGATATGATTGAAGAATTCGGCGATAATGCATCGCAGATTATTTGGGATTCGCTGAAAGTAAATCTTTTCGATTCAGAGCTCACAGTATATTCGAAAGAAGGGCGACAAATTTCTCTGCCTAAGGGTTCAACTTTGGTTGATTATGCGTTTGTACTATCGGATGAATATGGTTTGCATTGCGTAACAGGCAAAGTAAATGGTTCATTTCATGATTTGAACTACAAACTGAATTCCGGCGACCAAGTCGAAATTATCAAATCGGACAATGCAGTTCCGAAATTTGAATGGCAAAAAAGTGTAGTCTCGCATAGAGCAGTAGCAATGCTTCACAAATATTTCAAACTCAATCCGCCAAAAACTTTGCTTAAGAAGAAGGCTGATGGCAATTATGATACAAAACTTATCATTCGTGGCGAAGACCGCGAATTGATGCTACTCGATATAACGGAAGCCATAGGCAAATCGAATATCAAGCGAATCAATCTCGATACGGCAGATTCGATGTTCGATGGCGCACTTTCAGTCATGGTCGAAAACGTCGAAGAGCTGAATAATATCATGGTACGATTGCTTACAGTCAAGGGTGTGAGCGATGTCAGCAGAGTTTATGAAGAAGAGGAAAAATAATTTTCACTTTTTATGTTTTTTTTTGCAACCAATTTTGACTTCGTGTGTATATCAATTTGTAATGTAAATTGAACGATAAAAATGCGATATTAAAAAAAAATAAGCATTAAACCAATTGAAAGATTTTGAATCTAATAGATAGAACAAACAATTTTATTTTTTTTTTAGGAGATTAATTATGTTGAGAAATTTGCTTATCGCAACCACAGTCGCTTTGGCACTAATTATAAGTTCATGCAGCGAATCACCAAATGCTACAGAGAACAAAACCAATTACGACTACCAATCATTTGCTATCGCTGATATCAACCCTACAGGGTTTGAATTACAAGAAGCAACGCTCGAATCCGATTTCGCACTCACTCCGGTTATTGAAGGTGATTTTGCCAATTATGACAGATTAACACCTAACAAAAGACCACCACATGTTAACAAAATGATGGCAATCGGTATGATTTTACGTCAGCTTAACCTTACTGACGACCAAATCGAAAAGGTTAAAGAGTTGATTATGAATCACAGACGTTGTGAAGCTGAATGGCTCAAATTGCTCCAACAATCAAGACGCGAAATCATGATGAAAGGACATGAAGCACGCCAAGCAATTATCAGTCAATTAAAAGCAGGGGAAATCACCAGAGAAGAAGCTGCAAAGATGATTTATCAACTTAACATGAGAATTCGTGAAGCATTAATTAACAATCCGGTCAACGAAGAAGTTAGGGCTGCTCTTAAGGCTTGTTGGGAGACTTTCATCAAAGGTATCAAAGAAATCTTAGACGAAGAACAATTAGCACTTTTTGAGAAATGGCTCGAAAGAATTGCTAACGGTGGTGGCAAGCTTGACGACCGCAAAGATGACCGCAAAGATGATCGCAAAGACGACCGCAAAAATGATGGCGGCACAGGTAATACACGAGAATAATCGCTAAGAATATTTGAAGAAAAAAGAGATTGCTCACTAAAGAGTAATCTCTTTTTTTTTAGTTATTGTAATCATTTTCAATTTTTCACGTCGAATAATTTTGTAGTTAATGAATGTGAATTAATCATTTGGAGTGAATGATGAAAAGGATAGCATTTAGCATTTTGTTCAGTCTATTTGTAGTATCCTCGGCTTTCGCACAACTTAGCGTTGGTCCGAAAATTGGATACACAGCTTCTAAACTATCGTTTGACGAGAATGATATTTCGAGTTCGTTTAACAGTTCTTTTCAATACGGTGTCTTTGCACGAATTGGAGAAGATTGGTTTATACAACCTGAAATAATGATGACACAAAAGGGTGGTGTATTGACCTATAATTCAGCAGAATACGGTAGTACACACCAAACAATAGATTTTGCTGCACTGTTCGGAATTCATCTTTTCGACTTCAAATTAGCTAAACTCAATGTTCAAGCCGGACCTGTGGCATCAATCATTACCGAAAAAGGGGTGCTTGAAATAGAAGGTGTGGTCGAGGAATCTGAATTCAGCGATGCAATGTGGTCTATGCAGTTTGGTCTTGGGCTTGATATATTGATGTTCACTTTAGATGTCCGTTATGAGTTAGGTATGAGCAGTGTGTATAGCGGCGATTTTAACGCCAAGAACTCACTGATTCAAGTTACTCTCGGATGGAAAATGTTATCTTTTTAAGATAAAGTTTGATATTTTGAATTTGACAGAGACTTTTGACCTTAAAAGTCTCTGTTTATATGTTGATTGATGATTGAATGGTTTGTTCAACTTTATAATAATCATTATTATACTTTATGATTTGTAAAAAATTTGTTATTTTTACAGTCTAAATAATTACATAATAAATAAATGATAAACCAACAAATTATCAACAAGTTTAAAAACAATATCGGAGAAATTTCGTGAAAAAAATAGCCCTTTCAATTTTGATGCTCATAGTAGGCACAATCGCTTTCCAGGGTTTTCAATGCGCTTCGAGAAATATGACTACTGCAAAGGTCGCTTATAACAACAGAGACTATGACAAATCTATAGAATATCTGAAAATGGAATTGGCAGCTAACCCCAATAACGGCGAAGCATATGTATATCTGACAGAAATCTATATGACAAAGAATGAATTCGCTTTAGCTTCGGAATCCGCTAATAAAGCTTTGAAAAGCAATATAGACGAAACCCAACGGAACACTATGAGAATTCGGATTAACCAAATTTGGGTCGAAGCGTATAATCAAGGCGTCGAAAGTTATTCAAAATACTTAGAAACCAAAGAGAAAGCCCACATTGACAAAGCAATGGCAAATTTTGACCTTGGGATTTCAATCAGACCCGAAATTACAGATTTCTACAATTTCAAAGGTTCTGCATACGAAGTGATTGGCGACACTTTGAAAGCTTTGCAACAATATGAATTATTTGTCGAAAAATCCATGAAAGACATATCATTTGCTAAAGAGAACGGATTTTATTACGACATGACTCGCAGAGCTGTGAATGACAAATTGGGCAAACCCAAAAACAGCCAAGTGAAATCAACTCCTAAAGGCGATACGACAATCACTGACCATTTTGTAATCAATGACAAAGATTTGTTCATGTTTTATGACCAAGACAAAGCTAACTACATGCTGAAAGGATGGCGATATGACCCGCCGATGGAAAGACTTGAAGTCGAACGTTCGCAAAGATTCAATATGAATACAACCCCAATCAGAGCATTGGCGCAACTTCATTACGTACGTAAGGAATTTGATGCATCGCTAAAATATATCCAATTATTTGCCCAAATTGAACCTACAAACCCCGAAGCAAACACTTCGTTGGTCGCATTATATCAGGAATTGGGCAAAACAGACGATGCACTCAAGTCAGTTGATGAACTTACTAAAACTGACCCTAAGAACAAATACGCTTGGGCACAATATGGCGACTTGCTCCAAAATATGAGCCGCTATCAAGAGTCTATTCAAAAGTATGAAAAAGCTTTGGAAATTGACCCAAATTACGAATTTGTACTTCGCAATATAGCTTCGGCTTATAAAAATTTAGCGGGTGATGTTCAGCGAAAACAACAAGATAAAATCGAAGCTGACCCTAAATATATGCCCGATTACGAAGAGTATTTCCCTCATTTGAGAAAATCTGCCGAATACTTTTCAAGAGCGATGAATACATCCGAATTTGCGAATGATTTCCAAGTGATGGGCGAATTGGCAAATATTTATACTGTTCTCGACCAAGCAAATGAATTGAAGCAAATTCTGAACAAACTCGAAGCTATTGAAAGCACAGTGCCAAAAAACAAAAGAGACCAATACTATCTCATACTAATGAAAATTTATGGTGATTTGAAAGAATCACAAAAATTGCAAGAAGTAAGAGCAAAATACGACAATTTATAATCTATATACGGGATTTGATATGAATGATAAAAATGCACCTAAACAACAACAAATAAATATCGAGTTGGGCGAAAAAGAAGCCGAAGGTATTTATTCAAATTTGGCAATTATTTCACATTCGCCTGCCGAGTTTGTTGTGGACTTTACGAGAGTCTTACCGGGTGTACCCAAAGCAAAAGTACACGCCCGAATCATTATGACGCCACAACATGCAAAATTGCTCATGAGAGCTTTGCATGACAATATAGCACGATACGAGAACACTCATGGCGAGATTAACATAGACAATCCCAACAATTTGAACAATTTTCCGGGTTTTTTCGGAGGTAGCCCGAAGGTGAATTAACCCGAAGGCAATGATAGTGTTCAAGAAAAACAATATTCACGTCATTCCAAATGCTTCGGTCAAAAATCGAAATGAAACGTTTGGGATGACATTTTTTTTGCATAAATTGCATATATAATTTGGCTTATTAACTAAAATCGGAAATAAAATGTACAAAGGAAATTATGTTCTAATCCTGCATACTCATCTGCCCTGGGTTTTGCATCATGGCAAATCTCCGCACGGAGTGGATTGGTTAAACGAAGCTGTGGCAGAATGTTATATTCCACTGCTAAATGTTTTTAACGATTTAGTAGCCGAAGGTATTTCACCCAATGTTACACTCGATATTTCCCCTGTTCTTTGCGAACAACTCGAGCATCCTGATTTCAAGAAAATTTTCCTTGATTATTGCGACGAAAAAATTGCCGCTGCTCAAAGGGACAAAATCGAATTTTCCTCGCGTGGATACGACCCGCACCATATTTGGTTGACACAGTTCTGGGAAGATTGGTTCAGAGAGCGGAGGGCTGATTTCACTGATAAATATGATATGTCTATTATCAAAGGTTTGAAGAAGCTGCAAGATGATGGTCATATCGAAGTAATGACATGCGGTGCAACTCACGGTTATTTCCCAATGCTCGGATTTGACCGAAGTGTGAATTTGCAAGTCAAAGCTGCCGTAGAGAATTACAAAAAGCACTTTGGCAGAGAGCCTCGCGGCACATGGTTGCCCGAGTGTGCATATCGCCCGGCTTATGAATGGCAATCTTATCTTCCTGTGGCTCCATTTAATGAAAAGAAATTACGTGCAGGTGTTGAACAAATCATTGCTTTGCACGGCATAAAATATTTTGTCACAGATGAGAATTTATTGCTAAAATCTGTTCCCTTGGGCAAATTTACAGACAAGGAAAACGACGTTTTTGTGCCTGTCAATTCACCATCATTCCAGCATACTGCTTGGAATTTCGACAAATCATCGCTTAGATTGTACGAAGTTAGTTCGGGAGTTGAGACTAAATATGGCACTGCGGCGGCATTTGTGCGTCATCAAGATATTTCGATGCAAGTATGGAGTGGCGAAGTTGGCTATCCCGGGCAACCGGATTATTTAGATTTCCACAAAAAGCACGTTGATTCGGGTTTGAGATATTGGAGAGTGACAGATACCAAAGCCGATATGATGTATAAAACACTCTATCATACCGATTGGACTTTCGATAAAATTGATTTGCAAACTAATCATTTCATTCATCATATCGAAAACGCACTGAATTATTACCACAACATCACCGGAATGTTTGGGACTTTGTGCACTCCGTTCGATACTGAGCTTTTTGGTCATTGGTGGTTCGAAGGACCGCTTTTCATCAAATCTTTGCTCAAAGGTATGCATAATTCTCCTCATACCAAAGCTGCAACAGCTTGGGAACAATACAACAAAATCAACCCAACTGAAGTAATCAAATTACCGGAAGGTTCGTGGGGTGAAGGCAACAGCCACGAAGTTTGGTCAAACGACGACAATAATTGGACATGGGAAGCAATTTATAATAATGAATTGAGATTAAGCAAAATATACGAAAGCAATTCGATTCCCGATTTGGGAGCTTTGCAAAGAAGGATATTGACTCAGGCGTTGAGAGAGCTTATGCTGCTCCAATCTTCGGATTGGCAATTTTTGATTTATACACGTTCGGCTCAAGATTATGCCGAGCAAAGATTTGTATATCATCATTCCGATTTTAACAAATTATGCGATTTATTTGAAACTTATGCCGGAAAATCTGAAATTGAATTGAACGATGAGCTATATTTGAGCGAAACAGAAGAACGCAATTCCATCTTTCCGGAACTAAATCCGGAATGGTGGGCGGAACCTTTTAGTTAACATTTGTTTGCCAATGAGCAATTCAAATCAAATTGTAAAAAATATACTTTCGATGGGAACAGCAGAACTCTCCGCTAAGGGATTGGCTGTGATTTATACATTGTACCTCATCAGTACAATCGGACCCGAAAGCAATGGTGCTTTGAGCTTTGCCAAATCTATTGTTCAATACTTTTTTATAATTGTAATGCTCGGATTTGACCAAGCAGGCATACGAGATGTAGCTCGCAACCAAGCATTGCTGCCAAAATATGTCGGTTCGATTTTGATGCTCCGAATTGCACTTGCAATTTTGGGCTATATCGGCATTATCATCACAACACACATAATTGATTCCTTCTCACCGATTGCCGACGTCACCAAGAGGATGATTTATATTTACGGTTTTCTGCTATTCGGACAGGCAACTTTGCTCACATGGGTCTATATGGCTGTCGAGAAAATGCACATATTAGCAATCAGGTCGCTTGTTCTCGGCATTCTGAATCTGGTTGGCATTATGGTCTTCGTCAAAAGCGAAAGCGATGTCGAAATAGCAATCATTATTATCACTATCTCGTTCATGGTCAATTCGATTTGGATGTTTATCCACTACAAAAGCACATTCGGCAAACTGAGTTTTTCGTTTGATAAAAGCTTCATCCTGAGTTTGTTTCGCCAATCTTTCAGCATTGGATTGATTTTTTTGATTGCAACGATGTACAATAACATAGACATCACGATGCTTGGAATAATCAAAGATGAGCGCGAAACAGGGATTTTTGCCGCAGCACACCAATTGCTCGCTTTTTTGATTTTGCCTACGTTAATCCTTCAAGGTGCCTTTTTCCCCAAATTTTCCCGAGCTACAAACTTTGAAGAAAGAGATAAAGTAATCAGTATTTTTTCACGAATCAATTTTCTCCTGGGCTCATTTATAGCTCTGAATTTATTTCTTTATTCCGACTTAATCGTTGTGCTATTGGGAACTCAATATGCAGAATCATCGGGAGCATTGAAAATACTCTCGGTGACGATTTTTCTTCAATACATTGTCGTAAACTATTTCCAACCACTGATATCTTGGAAA encodes:
- a CDS encoding HD domain-containing protein, which codes for MELLLQYDVEFDEDTPFGKDVEADHAYLMDAIDKVGGNLDKELISKAFYFCVEMHKGKYRKSGYPYYTHPLNVTLLLMNELQLHDSNSLAACLLHDTIEDVEIVSTEMITSEFDEDISEMVDGVTKISHSEIIKPEIYTEDNLPHNFSEDNMAGPIKPRVSKAETYRKLFMALVRDARVIMIKLADRLHNMRTLHYLSPKKQVEIAQETLNFYIPIAHRLGLLKVKMELENRSFYYSNRENYEAIRTALNEKRREFIDYIRVFSDLIQNSLNAQNLKHILSIVHKHEYEIHKMTQNGKSISDIDNFYSVVIILQSNDVHECYRALGVLANAFNTISFVDYIAKPKLDWYKSLNTELIGPDGKRIEILIRTKEMDTIAEEGFAANFSLKTGRVRALQFTDSDIDEWGEWMKDMIEEFGDNASQIIWDSLKVNLFDSELTVYSKEGRQISLPKGSTLVDYAFVLSDEYGLHCVTGKVNGSFHDLNYKLNSGDQVEIIKSDNAVPKFEWQKSVVSHRAVAMLHKYFKLNPPKTLLKKKADGNYDTKLIIRGEDRELMLLDITEAIGKSNIKRINLDTADSMFDGALSVMVENVEELNNIMVRLLTVKGVSDVSRVYEEEEK
- a CDS encoding PorT family protein, which codes for MMKRIAFSILFSLFVVSSAFAQLSVGPKIGYTASKLSFDENDISSSFNSSFQYGVFARIGEDWFIQPEIMMTQKGGVLTYNSAEYGSTHQTIDFAALFGIHLFDFKLAKLNVQAGPVASIITEKGVLEIEGVVEESEFSDAMWSMQFGLGLDILMFTLDVRYELGMSSVYSGDFNAKNSLIQVTLGWKMLSF
- a CDS encoding tetratricopeptide repeat protein produces the protein MKKIALSILMLIVGTIAFQGFQCASRNMTTAKVAYNNRDYDKSIEYLKMELAANPNNGEAYVYLTEIYMTKNEFALASESANKALKSNIDETQRNTMRIRINQIWVEAYNQGVESYSKYLETKEKAHIDKAMANFDLGISIRPEITDFYNFKGSAYEVIGDTLKALQQYELFVEKSMKDISFAKENGFYYDMTRRAVNDKLGKPKNSQVKSTPKGDTTITDHFVINDKDLFMFYDQDKANYMLKGWRYDPPMERLEVERSQRFNMNTTPIRALAQLHYVRKEFDASLKYIQLFAQIEPTNPEANTSLVALYQELGKTDDALKSVDELTKTDPKNKYAWAQYGDLLQNMSRYQESIQKYEKALEIDPNYEFVLRNIASAYKNLAGDVQRKQQDKIEADPKYMPDYEEYFPHLRKSAEYFSRAMNTSEFANDFQVMGELANIYTVLDQANELKQILNKLEAIESTVPKNKRDQYYLILMKIYGDLKESQKLQEVRAKYDNL
- a CDS encoding DUF3467 domain-containing protein, whose amino-acid sequence is MNDKNAPKQQQINIELGEKEAEGIYSNLAIISHSPAEFVVDFTRVLPGVPKAKVHARIIMTPQHAKLLMRALHDNIARYENTHGEINIDNPNNLNNFPGFFGGSPKVN
- a CDS encoding DUF1957 domain-containing protein, with protein sequence MYKGNYVLILHTHLPWVLHHGKSPHGVDWLNEAVAECYIPLLNVFNDLVAEGISPNVTLDISPVLCEQLEHPDFKKIFLDYCDEKIAAAQRDKIEFSSRGYDPHHIWLTQFWEDWFRERRADFTDKYDMSIIKGLKKLQDDGHIEVMTCGATHGYFPMLGFDRSVNLQVKAAVENYKKHFGREPRGTWLPECAYRPAYEWQSYLPVAPFNEKKLRAGVEQIIALHGIKYFVTDENLLLKSVPLGKFTDKENDVFVPVNSPSFQHTAWNFDKSSLRLYEVSSGVETKYGTAAAFVRHQDISMQVWSGEVGYPGQPDYLDFHKKHVDSGLRYWRVTDTKADMMYKTLYHTDWTFDKIDLQTNHFIHHIENALNYYHNITGMFGTLCTPFDTELFGHWWFEGPLFIKSLLKGMHNSPHTKAATAWEQYNKINPTEVIKLPEGSWGEGNSHEVWSNDDNNWTWEAIYNNELRLSKIYESNSIPDLGALQRRILTQALRELMLLQSSDWQFLIYTRSAQDYAEQRFVYHHSDFNKLCDLFETYAGKSEIELNDELYLSETEERNSIFPELNPEWWAEPFS